A segment of the Candidatus Pelagisphaera phototrophica genome:
ATAGACCTGCTATACCAATCGCCAATCCAGCTTTCGCCAATTCGAACCCCTGATTCCTTCGGCCACCTGCAGTTTCAGACTGTCCACCAGGAAATTGCAATGAGTGGGTGACGTCAAAAATAATTGGATACTCAAAATTTTTCATAACTCCGATTCCCAGCATATCCACAACCAGATTGTTGTATCCGAAACTACTGCCACGTTCGCACAGCATGATTTTGTCATTTCCCGCTTCCTCTATCTTGCGAGCGATGTGCCCCATCTCTCGAGGCGAGAGAAACTGCGCTTTCTTGACATTAATGATCGCACCCGTCTTCGCCATAGCCAACACGAGATCGGTCTGCCGACACAGAAACGCAGGAAGTTGTATGATGTCGCATACATCCGCAACGGGTTGTGCCTGATAGGACTCATGTACATCTGTAATCACAGGCACACCAAATGCCTCTTTTAAATCCGCCAGTATTTCCAGCCCTTTCTCGAGTCCGGGACCCCGATAACTATTGATTGAGGATCGATTCGCTTTGTCAAAGGACGCTTTGAAAACGTACGGAATTCCCAGATTCGAAGTAACTCTTTTTAGTTCGGAAGCAATTTCGAAGGCCAAATCCCTTGACTCCAGTACGTTCATTCCCGCCAAAAGCACGAATGGCTTTCCATTACCACAAGGAATTCCGGCAATATCAATCGTCTTACTCATTCACCCTTCTTTCACCTAGTAAGACTTCGTGCAAAATAAAAATCCTTCAGGTACGAGCGCGTTTAAAGAAAGGAGAAATACGCTCCATTTTTGTTGCTGTCATTTCTGTGATTTCTCTGGTTGAGTACCTCTCGAATTATGGACTTCCCAATAACAATATTCTCGATCCCCTTAAACGGGAGAGACATTAAGAAAGCAAATCCCTATGTCTAAACGCCGATTTTACTGGATAGATCTGGAAATGACAGGGCTGGATCCGGTTAACGACCTAATCCTTGAAGCTGCGGTCATTGTGACGAACAAGCAACTCGAGCCCGTATTCGAATGGGAGACCCCCGTTTTTCAGACTCCTGAGGTCCTCGAAAAAATGAACGACTGGTGCAAGCATCATCATGCCGTTAGCGGACTGATCGATCGTGTTCCGAACGGGATCACGGAAGCATCGCTCGACGAAAGGCTGTGCCAAATCACGAAAGCACATTTCAAGAAAAAGAACCCTGTTGTCATCTGTGGGAATTCGATTTCCCAAGACCGCAAATTTATTGATGCTTATCTGCCTCTTTTTGCTTCGAGACTTCACTATCGAATGCTCGATGTTTCCAGTTTCAAAATCGTATTCCGAGAAATGCTGGGAAGGGAGTTCAAGAAAAATAATACGCATCGCGCGCTAGACGACATCCGGGAGTCAATCGCCGAGCTCAAATATTACATGAGTTCCATCGACCCATCAGACTTGGCATTGATAAACAACGAACCCGAAGGACTCGTCACGGATTCGACGGAGGATTCGTAGCACTTCCCGTCGATTCCTTGCCGTAAAACTTGTTGATCTTCTGAGAAACGTCACGGTACCCGATATCGTTGGAGTAAATCGCTTTATACTGCTGAATGGCATCTTCCTGCCTGTCTAGGCGATCATAGCATTGAGCTAGCAAGTAAAGGACCTCCTTTTTCAATTCGTCGACCACTGTCAAACTTTCGGCAGGCTGCTTCAGCTGTTCCAACGCAAGATCAAATAGCTCCTTAGCCATAAAGCAGCGGCCGAGTAAGACCAATGACTTGATCCTCAAACTAGGGCTTCTTTGCGAAATCTGAAACTGCTGGATTGCGGCATCTATGTTGCCACTATCAAAAAGGTATTCCCCGTACTTGCACCGCTGACTGTAGTCGTTGGGAAACTGCTCTACCAGTTTACGGCTTTCTCCGAGCTTCAGCTCCAATAGCTCCGCCTCTAGAGCCTTTAGCTGCTCGTCGGAACCTCCATTTTCAGCTATTTCCCGTCTCAGGTCGAACAGTTCTCGCTCCACGCGATTCACTTTTAATTCGCTTCTAAGTTGGCGAAGTGGGGCATCTGCCTCCGCCTCGGGCAAAGCAAATGCTTTGTCGAGCCACTCCATCGCTTCTGAATATCGTTCCTGATTAATCAGCGACCTGACAAGCAACTTGTAACTATCTACCTGCTGCGGATCTTTTTGGATCGCTTCGATCAAATCCTCGGCACGTTCTTCGCTGCCACTCTCGTCGACCACGACTCGATTTGCTCTTTCAAGGGAGTCCGCTTGCTTTTTATTCTTCAGCTTTGAACGAAAGTCTTCTTCTTTATCCTCCCACTTTCCTTGATTAATCGAGTGCGCGACGGATGCCGATTTCACTAATTCCTGCACTGCGCTGCTCCCCGGTCTCAAACGCGTGAGTCCCTCCGCAATCCTTAACGCTTTCTCAGTCGATCCCGATTTTATAAGCGCTTCACACAGACGCTCCATTTTAACAATATTGTTGGGGTATTTTTCGCAAATTAGCTCCAAACAATAAGACTCCGTTTCATTCAAATCCAATGCCCTTGCTCCTCGAGCGATTAACGAAAGTGCTTTTGAACTGTACACGTTTCGATTGAGAACGTTTTCACCGATCGACATGGCCTTTCCAGGGTCCCTCTTCAGAATCAAATAGCCTCGGAACAAAACTAAATAACCAGTCAAACCAGCAAGCATAACACCCACTCCTTTGCCTTTGTTCGCATGTACCCTCCTCTGGGCTTTCCTCAATAGGCGCCGCACTTCCAAACAGCGTGGCTCTTCCTCGAGGAGCGAACAGCAAATCTCAATGGTGTACTCGAAATTTCCGCGAGTCATCGCAGTACGCGCGTTCTCAATCTTTTTGCGATCCCGATCGCTCAAATCGTATTCAAGTACTTCCGACATTCCATGCAATCAGCTCTCTAGCTGAGATCTTTACGAACCGCTTCTTCCAATTTCCCAATAGACTCGCTTGCTATTTCAATGGTCTTGGCTTCGACAAGCAATCTTATCTTTGGCTCCGTACCTGAATACCTAACTAGTAATCTCCCGTGATCTCCGAACATCTTCTCAAGATCCTGCATCGTTGCGCGGATATTCGGACACTCCTTCAGGGGCTTCTTTGAAGCTACTGCGATCGCTCTAGTTTCTTGCGGAAAAGCCCCATAAAAAGAGGTCAGACCTGCCAGCGAATCGCCTTTTTCCACTACTGTTCTAGCTACGCATAGTGCTGAAAACAAGCCATCACCTGTCATCGAAAAATCCCCGATTACAACGTGCCCAGACTCCTCTCCCCCCAAGGAAAATCCTTTCGCGATCATCAATCGGGAAACAAATTTATCCCCAATGTTCACTCTCTCAACCGAAATTCCATAATCGGACAAAGCAGAATCCAGCCCTAGATTGCTTTGCAGCGTAGTAACCAGCGTATCATCTCTTAGCTGCTTCAACTCTTTGAGGCGAATGGCTAACAGTCCCAAGACAGCTTCACCCGACAATTTCGCTCCCTGGTGATCAAACGCCGCC
Coding sequences within it:
- the orn gene encoding oligoribonuclease translates to MSKRRFYWIDLEMTGLDPVNDLILEAAVIVTNKQLEPVFEWETPVFQTPEVLEKMNDWCKHHHAVSGLIDRVPNGITEASLDERLCQITKAHFKKKNPVVICGNSISQDRKFIDAYLPLFASRLHYRMLDVSSFKIVFREMLGREFKKNNTHRALDDIRESIAELKYYMSSIDPSDLALINNEPEGLVTDSTEDS
- the kdsA gene encoding 3-deoxy-8-phosphooctulonate synthase, producing MSKTIDIAGIPCGNGKPFVLLAGMNVLESRDLAFEIASELKRVTSNLGIPYVFKASFDKANRSSINSYRGPGLEKGLEILADLKEAFGVPVITDVHESYQAQPVADVCDIIQLPAFLCRQTDLVLAMAKTGAIINVKKAQFLSPREMGHIARKIEEAGNDKIMLCERGSSFGYNNLVVDMLGIGVMKNFEYPIIFDVTHSLQFPGGQSETAGGRRNQGFELAKAGLAIGIAGLFLETHPDPDSAKCDGPCALPLDRVGLFLQQLKQLDDLVKSQEPVEIA
- a CDS encoding tetratricopeptide repeat protein, which codes for MSEVLEYDLSDRDRKKIENARTAMTRGNFEYTIEICCSLLEEEPRCLEVRRLLRKAQRRVHANKGKGVGVMLAGLTGYLVLFRGYLILKRDPGKAMSIGENVLNRNVYSSKALSLIARGARALDLNETESYCLELICEKYPNNIVKMERLCEALIKSGSTEKALRIAEGLTRLRPGSSAVQELVKSASVAHSINQGKWEDKEEDFRSKLKNKKQADSLERANRVVVDESGSEERAEDLIEAIQKDPQQVDSYKLLVRSLINQERYSEAMEWLDKAFALPEAEADAPLRQLRSELKVNRVERELFDLRREIAENGGSDEQLKALEAELLELKLGESRKLVEQFPNDYSQRCKYGEYLFDSGNIDAAIQQFQISQRSPSLRIKSLVLLGRCFMAKELFDLALEQLKQPAESLTVVDELKKEVLYLLAQCYDRLDRQEDAIQQYKAIYSNDIGYRDVSQKINKFYGKESTGSATNPPSNP